aagtcTAAATAACCCCACTTTCATTGATGATGGGAATCTAGGCACGTAGATGATGTGACATCTACTCTCTTGTTTTGTCAGAAAAAAGGGTGGACAACtcttaaaaaggaaaacaaaataatgccAACTGCGTAGACCCGCTCTATGTGGGGTCCAGGCTTCCTTTGTATATACTATATATACTTGGTTTAGATTTAGAtgaactataaaaaattatcacgAGAGCTGCTGACTGGTTGCTAGATGTCCACCTACTTTTGTTATGCTAGGAATTTATAATATACATACGATGATACAATAGCATCTTCAAAGTgagatattatattaaaaagctAAGTtggtaaaatagttttttaaaaaatataaatatattttttttatttatattcatttcaatgataaaaagtcattttaaaaaaactcaattatatttagttattttttatataatataatcatgaagttattaattatataattaatatgagtaatttataGTATAGTAATTAAGTTGAGGCACAAGACTTTAAGATTTGCatgtctaattttattattttaaagagggaaataaaaaaaggagacatTGGTTACCAAACATACGTATTTTATCTTGCTTTTTGGTTGTTCtaaataaaagtataaaaatatcattttatagcaagaaaagatattttagctattcatataattattttgttgcaattattaaaattaaaaataatagataaatgtataattttttagttttggctATCCTACTAGCTCCTGTGGTGGAGTTATTTTAATGATAGTGATTGGAATCAagtcaaattataaaaaaaaattaaaacgaaataaattatattgtcTATTacctattaataaaaattatctagtgatgaaattaaaataaaaaacaaaaaaaaaggcaatttattttgcatttagTCATACAACATTGAAAATCTTCAGACAACTCACACGGCATTGCAAAgtctgatttttttgttttacatatCAAACACATATAAATAGAGAGATTATCTCAcactctcaaaaaaaaaaaaaaaaaaaacgctagCATCAtgattatccttttttttttaatttggtgtcCGGTAGACTTTTGGGGATAACCTTGGCCTAGGGTGCACCATTAAGGGGTCGGCACGTTGTAAAGTCAGACCATAGGCCTCGTCCATGTTCAATTTCTCCGGTACCAACCCATCGGCCAAATCCCAGTCAAAGGCGTGGATCAAAGTTGCAGTCAATAGCTGAACCATACGCAGCCCGAGACTCATCCCTGCACAAATCCTACGCCCAGCACCGAATGGTATAAGCTCAAAATCATTTCCCTTAACGTCAACATCAGCCTTGTCCCCACCGGGAAGAAACCTTTCGGGACGAAACTCAAGCGGCTTAGTCCATACATCGGGGTCACGAGCTATGGCCCATACATTCACCAAAACAGTCGAGCCCTTCGGAATGTGGTAGCCACCAATCTCGCAGCTTTCCGCGGCAATGCGTGGAAGAGACAACGGTGTTGAAGGGTGGAGCCGGAAGGTTTCCTTGACCACGGCTTGGAGGTAGGTGAGTTGCGCCAAGTCCAATTCAGTTACCAGACGGTCTCGACCGACGACGGAGTCGAGCTCTTTTTTGACCTGGGCCAGGATGTCTGGGTGCCGTATAAGCTCTGCAATAGCCCATTCCACTGTGCTCGACGATGTGTCGGTGCCAGCAGTGAACATATTCTGCAACCGCAAGTCAGCTCTGTTATGGAGGTTGACAAGGTGCTTTTCTAtagttgatttattatttttattattaatttttaacgaTTTAGCTGATATCAAcaattaattactttattttaacaGTACAAGGCAatagacttgtttttttttactcgatAGTAAGATAtattttccaaaataaattacgcattgattgaaattaaatgttttgttttaatgattttaagatCATATTCTACTAAATTAATACTAAGAAGGCATCAGAAATAAATACCAAGAGCAATGCTTTGATTTCAGTGTCAGTCAGCTTCCCTTCCTCACCATCAACATCCTGCTGCTCCTTCAGAGCAATCAACGTACTCAACAGATCAGTGTGCTTCTCTGATCTAACAGAAGCAGTGCTGCTGCTGGTTTTATGCTCCTCTACAATGTTAGTCAAGAAAGCATCAAATCTCTTATGAAGCTTCTTCATTTTAGCTGCTACACCCTGCAAGTCAAGCCACTCCAAAGCAGGAACAAAGTCACCGATGTTAAACACACCAGCCAACACCATTACCTCCACCACCATTGACTTGAATTCATCTGCCTTCGGGTCACCATCACCACTGCCGTCGCCGAACACGCGCCTCCCTAGCATCACCCTCCCAAGAGCGTTAGCTGTGCAAACATTGAGCAATTGACCCAAGTTCACTGGTGTAGTTGGACCTGATCTTGTCAGTGCCCCTGTAAGCACTGCCACTTCTTCCTGCATGTGCAGTGTGTATATACAAGGtaaataaacacatcaaataaaaaacccaagtcaatGACCAACAACTTGCAATCGATTACAGAGATAACTTTAATCAATGTTGGGTTAGGAATTTATTAGAAATCTGATGAAGCTAGTACCTCCTACCTCCATTGGCGAGAAGCAAAGAATATTAGTCCAAAGCCAAACGCTAGCAAGTGATATtattcaaacaaacaaaaaaaccattcaaGTGTACAAATTAACcaatctaaacaaaataaaaaataaataaaaaaaaaacattacatacatacatacgtGTATGGtttgtttggttaattttttattaggaaaCCAAACAGGCTTATTACTGGACCAAGGCTCTGCCAAGGGGCAAATGCAATTATAGAAGTCAGTCCCGATTTGTTACAGTATCTGCCCTTACCAAAGCAGAATAATTAATAAGTCACGCAGGCGCAGGCGCAGTGCTGTACAGATCAAGATATATCACAAGCGTTAATTAAGAAATATGGAATGAAATGAACTTAACCTGTCTAATATGTCTAAAATCATCCAAGGACTTAGCCGAGAAGAGATGGACGGAGCTGATCTTCCGAAGCATGCGCCACCGTGGCCCATAGGGTGCAAACACAAGGTCTTGGTAATTATATGCAATATGTTTGGCACCGGAGTTTGGTGGCCTGCTAGAGAAGTTGGAATCATGTACTTTCAAAAACTGAGCAGCCACGGAAGCCGATGCCGCCACCACCACGTCGACGAAGCCGAACCGGAGGTGCATGAGAGGTCCATAAGTCTTTGCCAGGGCTGCCATGGAGTGGTGAGGCATAGGCCCCAAATGGGGTAGGTTTCCAACTAGGGGCCATGGTTTTGGGCCTGGTGGAAGGGGTTTGCCGTGACGGTCACGAAGGCTTCGCAGCTGAAGAAGGCAATAGACGAAGATGGCCAATAGTGCCGAGTAAAGTATTAGAGGAGACATGATTATCTCTTGTTTCCTGTATTAACTTGAAATGCTTAGAAATGTGAGATTTCTAATTATTATATAGTATATACATATAGGAGGGGAAGACGGAGACTGAGAGATGGTTGTGGACCTGTGGTAGGTTGGCAACGTGTGGAGAGTAGAGGCGCACGTGAAAGGTTATTTCTTATGGTAGCTACGTGTTGTTTAACTTTAGTGAGAACATGTTTTGTAcaataaatagaataataacGAGATGACATGCTTGCTGCaaacttataaaacaaatataattaatagtcttataattataaatcagtgctaaataaataatataaattaaaagtaaaatggaGCAAACATttcataacagaaaaaaaagttgtgttggtgattaaaaacttagagactgaacaaaataatttgtaacaATCTACAGTATTTTGtaaggaaagatacagtgctttcgccacatgatttagcttttcagttaataaaaagcaaaaaaaattataaagctaaattctctaccaacttaatattaaaaaaagaaccaacaaagataattttggaatgaaaaaaacccatgaggaaaaacgttgtagcaattgacaatattttgtgaggaaaactattgcgcttttcccaataaaataaaataaaaaaccatttagagaaatattgtagcaattcacagtgttttgtgagaaaaacaacaacactttcctcatatgatttagctttattgtaattataattcttaaccaactcaatattaaaaaaaaatcaataaagataattttggaaaaaattataaaacaatcatatgagaaaacactgcaacaattcacagtgttttaaagaaaaaaaattacaaagttaaattcttaatcagctcaatattaaaaaaaaatcgacagagacaattttagaaaaaaaaacaaaacaaacaccaaaaaaaagaaaaaaaaatcatgttggaaacactgtagcaattcacagtgttttgtgatgaaaactatagtgcttccccacatgatttagccttatttgtaatgacttgtaattgtaattcacaaacaactctattaaaaaaaattgaaaaagataatttgaaaaaaattataacaaaaaaaaatcatgcagagAGACATTAtaacaatccacaatgttttatgaggaaagctacaatgctttccccacataattaagctttattacaaagttaaattctaaccaactcaatattaaaaaaaatcgaagaagataattttagaaaaaaatattacaaaaaaagaaaacacaaaagaaactggaaaaaaaccatgtgaggaaagactgtatcaatccatagtgttttgtaagaaaaacttgtatttacttgtaattgcaattcttaaccagcttaatatttaaaaaataaaattgacaaagataattttatggaaaaacataacaaaaacagaaaaaaaaaaaccatttgggaaaaaacactgtagcaatcaacagtaatttttgaggaaagttacagtgctttcctcacaaattgtaactgtaatttttaaccagctcaatattaaaaaataaaataaaaaaagataatttcggataaaatcattaaaaaaaaaccatgcggagaaacactgtagcaatcaacaatgttttaaagaaaaaatattacaaaactaaattttcaatcagctcaatattaaaaaaaaatcgacaaatataattttgaaaaataaaaaaataaaatagaaaaactatgtggaaaaacatcgcagcaatccacagtattttaaagaaaaaaattacaaagcgaaaattttaaccaggtcaatatttaaaaagtaaaatcaacaaaaataaatttggaaacaaaaataaaaaaaatagaaaaaatagaaaagttgaaaaaaaagtaattttgaaaaaaaaaacgaaataaaaagaaaaaaaaagttagcaaaaaaaaaaaaaatgcactgtggattactgttgtaatccacagtgctttgtgtgtgggggaacagtgattcccccacaccatttagatattgttaatgggttaataataattttttttaatataaaaaatatattaattattttgagtcTAACAACAACCTAATTTTATTGGGTCCTACCGGCAACAGGGCTCAACACTATTGAATTAATAAACTAGAATTATGtgcattaaaaaatcaataaaaaattattaatgatacttcaaaacaaaacttaaaaaatcgaGAGACAAATGtagattaaaatattgaatCTTGAAAAGtaggatattaaattgattgaataaaagaaaaaaaaataacatgtaaggctacacatattaagaatattatctaaaataaatattttttattttcaaaaacacagATTATCCATATAAGGATATAAACAAAACCATAGATGAATCACAAAAAGCATCtgaaaattaaacacataacaaaaaaatcaatatcttataAAAGAGGcccctaaacaaaataaaagagagaaattttgtctatttttttcatatagttttttaatCGGTCATGTCACTTTATTTCTTCTCAATTGTATtctttaaagttatattttcatgccaaccatagttatcaaacccgaccTAGGGGTTGACCCAGCAAAGGGGCCGGGTCTCGGGTTAGTCAACccgaaaaattgaaaaaaatatttgaggttttaatattttatatgaaaaaattaaaaaataatccatgtaaatataggatatacatgttgtaaacaattaagtttaaaagattatttcaaaaggttttttatttcacattggAAAAATACTATCTtaatcttttaagttgaagtatttaaaccaaaaggattttttatcccacattgaaaaaatataattttttttcttatgaatatagagtatatttactaaaaggcttcaaatctcacattgaaaaaataaaacattgttcaagtatttatatagtgaactttgaaatgagttagtaaccaaatgaaaaatatgaaaaatacctCTAGGcaggagaaaaaatatatatgaaaaaaaagaatctcTACGGGGTTTTTGTCAGATCACCCGAGTTTCGGGTTGACCCAACAGGTCAACCAGTTTACTTCAGGCCAATTGCATAGctgaattttgaataaaatagacCCGGCCAAGGCCGATCACctggaaaaattgaaaaaatatattttatgttttattattttatatgaaaaaaattaagaaacaattcatgtgcatataagctatacatgttgtaaacaattaagtttaaaagattatttcaaaaagttttttatcccacattagaaagatattattttattcttctaagttgaagtatttaaaccaaaaaagtttattatcccacattgaaaaaatataattttttttcttgtgaatatagagtatataaactaaagggtttcaatcccacattgaaaaaataaaacattcttctagtatttatatagtgaactttgaaatgagttagtaaccaattgaaaaatatgaaaaaaaaatctctgggtaggagaaaaaacacatctggaaaaaaaaaagtctctacAAGGTTTTTGTCGAGTCACCCGAGTTCTGAGTTGACCCAACAAGTCAACTGGTTTACTCTGAACCAATTACAGGGCCAGATTTTAAATGAAACAGACTCGGCCAAGGCTCCAGGTTacccaaaaaaatgaaaaaaaaaatatttgatgttttattattttatatgaaaaaattaagaaacaatccatatGCATATAAACTATACATGTTATAAAcaatcaagtttaaaagattgtttcaaaaggtttttttatcccatattgaaaaaaaaacacaacttttttcttgtgaacatagagtgtatatatgacacgaccaaaagattgatgtctcatcccaagtgcaggagtgtagaagtaataaataacccagcaagaccggTGTCGAACCACAAGGCGatcaactatataaaattacaaataataaatgaaaaggcgttgaagagaacttttgagatgtgatattgatgtaaggattaaacaaggataaaataaatgtcaaggttagaggatccactaatggtatttcaaataagtataatataaactctttttataacttcagggtattaggtgttaaaacaccccttcgagcTTAATTGCTTatgttagggaggctacgaaaccaaacttatctatgtttttattatcatcaatattatatttgttttattttatgaattatatcTTATCCATTTCctttagttgttacctttaacaaaagaacataatttaTGTAgcaatccaatgtgcaacccacaatcatatgttaaagtgtgtgtgtgaaaatgaatgtttaaaaatacttgttaaataagtataggagcagaatcaagtgataacaatgcgagagtttgtaaacctgaatatttcaagaagtgttatgatagaccttgataagaatgtttactaagatgcgtctcaagagtcaataaaattcctccttattCTGTCATCCTAacaataacagttttgtcaaatggttttaataataacaaaaagttagtttttttttaacttacgactactaccctctccccccaaccaaaatgagacattgtcctcaatgttctaaggtagaaaggtagagtatagaagacatcacctgaaacagcgactactgacaagcctgaaacacacttaaacaaatataagagataacaaaacataaaaatattatgttattaataaaaccaaaagacacaagtttTTACAAACttaggctcaaatccaatctcagctttttacggctttctttTTTTGACCAGTCTATTCGACTCATGGAGGAATCAATTATAGGGATGAAAGCAATTAATCAATCagttgttcagcagtagcagcagagattatgatttgtagTGCCGAAAATGTTAGAAAATTATGTTCCACAACATGATCaataaaagacaacaaattatcataaaaaccattaacattaagcaaacctataggtttttGGTGAATGTTCAagtgggcccaagaggaaatatgaaatatctcttctaatgtgcccagaccacctagTAAGGCAATAAAGGCGTCAGCATGAtcaaacattgcattcattcgatcagacattgtggagacctgtagttcttctccaattatttttccaatgatgtccccttttgctaaagctttggggacgacccccaaaacttgactgcctcctaaaaatgcagctattgacacacacCCCATTAACCCagggctgcctcccccatacactaaatgaatctttctctcagctagtacctgaccaagatgatttgctgattctaaaaactctttttctttcccatgactggatccaccaaaaacacaaatatttcttatttgatgacttgaggaacctgtcatttctacacacttctatatctgttgaatgtatgggttgagtagaaatgaagagaaggaagagaagattttatagatgagaaattaaaaatgcaatcatacaacctatatgtaggccagctagAGTCCCACacactctctctttttatttttggtcaaaacatgtgtatgtacatgtAGTTGTGATtatggctcacatcttcccttggttttacatccaagaacggcttaaacgccctctatgggtcgaggATAAGCTttccatccagttttcttaaaaattgacaaacag
This window of the Populus trichocarpa isolate Nisqually-1 chromosome 13, P.trichocarpa_v4.1, whole genome shotgun sequence genome carries:
- the LOC7482418 gene encoding flavonoid 3'-monooxygenase gives rise to the protein MSPLILYSALLAIFVYCLLQLRSLRDRHGKPLPPGPKPWPLVGNLPHLGPMPHHSMAALAKTYGPLMHLRFGFVDVVVAASASVAAQFLKVHDSNFSSRPPNSGAKHIAYNYQDLVFAPYGPRWRMLRKISSVHLFSAKSLDDFRHIRQEEVAVLTGALTRSGPTTPVNLGQLLNVCTANALGRVMLGRRVFGDGSGDGDPKADEFKSMVVEVMVLAGVFNIGDFVPALEWLDLQGVAAKMKKLHKRFDAFLTNIVEEHKTSSSTASVRSEKHTDLLSTLIALKEQQDVDGEEGKLTDTEIKALLLNMFTAGTDTSSSTVEWAIAELIRHPDILAQVKKELDSVVGRDRLVTELDLAQLTYLQAVVKETFRLHPSTPLSLPRIAAESCEIGGYHIPKGSTVLVNVWAIARDPDVWTKPLEFRPERFLPGGDKADVDVKGNDFELIPFGAGRRICAGMSLGLRMVQLLTATLIHAFDWDLADGLVPEKLNMDEAYGLTLQRADPLMVHPRPRLSPKVYRTPN